The following are from one region of the Actinopolyspora halophila DSM 43834 genome:
- a CDS encoding phosphotransferase, with product MSSELSYWLREWRSHTATSAREQGHDMDDDTTDEGQFAELAENLDRVRLAAAAAVGTTFASHPLTGYGGRSAVYLAEQAVLKVYTHRCQERCHREAAGLRAAAHATDLRVPEVLAHDERAGRLSWLAATRVSGTQPSQHEPSTTAILGQVAARLHSLPDELLAEMPEHHRRLRELPEGTSPTHQAARGLDAALAEAAAESEQHCVRGFVHGDCSSRNILLADDQAPGVIDVEGSGIGCCYDDLAALVLHESLLGTHDRRVLLAAYDAERRRWNSTTDPVSGDHLAYHLALRAQWILQWAIELDPELAEQVTALAPRLLASLHGGEVL from the coding sequence TTGTCCAGCGAACTGTCGTACTGGCTGCGGGAATGGCGCAGTCACACCGCGACGAGCGCCCGCGAGCAAGGACACGACATGGACGACGACACCACCGACGAGGGCCAGTTCGCCGAGCTGGCCGAGAACCTCGACCGCGTCCGCCTGGCTGCCGCCGCGGCGGTGGGCACCACGTTCGCCTCGCACCCGCTGACCGGCTACGGCGGACGCTCCGCAGTGTATCTGGCCGAGCAGGCGGTGCTGAAGGTCTACACCCACCGGTGTCAGGAACGCTGCCACCGCGAGGCTGCCGGGCTGCGCGCGGCCGCGCACGCGACAGACCTGCGCGTGCCCGAGGTGCTCGCCCACGACGAACGGGCCGGCCGTCTGTCCTGGCTGGCCGCCACTCGAGTGAGCGGCACCCAACCCTCACAGCACGAGCCCAGCACCACGGCGATCCTCGGTCAGGTCGCCGCCCGGCTGCACAGCCTGCCGGACGAGCTCCTGGCAGAAATGCCCGAGCACCACCGACGGCTGCGCGAGCTGCCCGAGGGCACCAGCCCCACCCACCAGGCCGCACGAGGACTCGACGCCGCGCTGGCCGAGGCCGCGGCCGAATCCGAGCAGCACTGCGTGCGCGGATTCGTGCACGGGGACTGCTCCAGCCGCAACATCCTGCTGGCCGACGACCAAGCACCCGGGGTGATCGACGTCGAGGGCTCCGGGATCGGCTGCTGCTACGACGACCTCGCAGCTTTGGTGCTGCACGAGAGCCTGCTCGGCACGCACGACCGGCGTGTGTTGCTGGCGGCCTACGACGCCGAACGCCGCCGATGGAACTCCACCACCGACCCGGTCAGCGGTGATCACCTCGCCTATCACCTGGCCCTGCGCGCCCAGTGGATCCTGCAATGGGCGATCGAGCTGGACCCCGAGCTGGCCGAGCAGGTCACCGCCCT